A stretch of the Arachis stenosperma cultivar V10309 chromosome 6, arast.V10309.gnm1.PFL2, whole genome shotgun sequence genome encodes the following:
- the LOC130933341 gene encoding topless-related protein 3, translating into MTSLSRELVFLILQFLEEEKFKESVHKLEKESGFFFNMKYFEEKVQAGEWEEVEKYLAGFTKVDDNRYSMKIFFEIRKQKYLEALDRQDKAKAVEILVGDLKVFSTFNEELYKEITQLLTLNNFRENEQLSKYGDTKTARGIMLIELKKLIEANPLFRDKLIFPTLKSSRLRTLINQSLNWQHQLCKNPRPNPDIKTLFTDHTCTPPNGPLAPAPVNLPVAAVAKPAAYTSLGAHGPFPPAAATANANALAGWMANASASSSVQAAVVTASSMPLPQNQVSILKRPRTPPTAPGMVDYQNAADHDQLMKRLRPAPSLEEVSYPTARQASWSLEDLPRTVAMTLHQGSSVTSMDFHPSHQTLLLVGSNNGEIALWELTLRDRLVTKPFKIWDISACSLPFQAAAVKDAPISVSRVTWSPDGSFVGVAFTKHLIHLYAYTGSNELTQRIEVDAHIGGVNDLAFAHPNKQLCIVTCGDDKLIKVWDLTGRRLFNFEGHDAPVYSICPHHKENIQFIFSTAIDGKIKAWLYDNMGSRVDYDAPGHWCTTMLYSADGSRLFSCGTSKDGESYLVEWNESEGAIKRTYNGFRKKSAGVVQFDTTQNRFLAAGEEGQIKFWDMDNINVLVSIDADGGLQGLPRLRFNKEGNLLAVTTADNGFKILANASGLRSLRTIETPAFEALRSPIESAAIKASGSAAVNVSPVNCKVERSSPVRPSPILNGVDPAGRNVEKPRIVEDAIDRTKPWQLSEILDPVQCRLVTMPDSTDSSSKVVRLLYTNSGAGLLALGSNGVQKLWKWTRGEQNPTGKATASVVPQHWQPNSGLLMTNDISGVNLEEAVPCIALSKNDSYVMSACGGKVSLFNMMTFKVMTTFMPPPPASTFLAFHPQDNNIIAIGMEDSTIHIYNVRVDEVKSKLKGHQKRITGLAFSTNLNILVSSAADAHLSVWSIDTWEKRKSVPIQLPAGKAPTGDTRVQFHSDQLRLLVAHETQLAIYDASKMERIRQWVPQDVLPAPISYAAYSCNSQLIYATFCDGNTGVFDADSLRLRCRIALSTYVQSATLSGSQSLYPVVVAAHPIEANQFAVGLTDGSVKVIEPSESEGKWGTSPPIDNGILNGRAASSSTTSNHTPEQAQR; encoded by the exons ATGACTTCTCTGAGCAGAGAATTGGTGTTTCTCATACTCCAATTTCTGGAGGAGGAAAAATTCAAAGAGTCGGTGCACAA GCTTGAGAAAGAGTCGGGGTTTTTCTTCAACATGAAATACTTTGAGGAAAAAGTACAGGCTGGCGAATGGGAAGAAGTTGAGAAGTATTTGGCAGGGTTTACAAAAGTTGATGATAATAGATACTCCATGAAAATATTCTTTGAAATCAGGAAGCAGAAATATCTTGAAGCCCTTGATAG gcAAGACAAGGCAAAGGCTGTTGAGATATTAGTGGGTGATTTAAAAGTGTTCTCCACCTTCAATGAGGAACTATACAAAGAAATTACGCAGCTGTTAACGCTTaataatttcag GGAGAATGAGCAGCTGTCCAAGTATGGTGACACTAAAACTGCTCGCGGGATCATGTTGATTGAGCTTAAAAAGCTGATAGAAGCAAATCCACTTTTCCGTGATAAGCTTATCTTCCCTACACTTAAATCATCAAGATTGCGGACCTTAATTAATCAAAG TCTGAATTGGCAGCACCAGCTTTGCAAAAACCCCAGGCCAAACCCAGATATAAAGACACTATTCACTGATCACACATGTACTCCTCCTAATGGTCCTCTAGCACCTGCACCTGTCAATCTTCCAGTTGCTGCTGTTGCAAAGCCTGCTGCCTATACTTCACTTGGAGCTCATGGT CCATTTCCGCCTGCTGCCGCAACTGCTAATGCAAATGCTTTGGCTGGTTGGATGGCTAATGCGTCAGCTTCATCATCTGTCCAAGCAGCTGTTGTTACGGCATCAAGCATGCCACTCCCACAGAATCAAG TGTCTATCTTGAAGAGGCCGAGAACACCTCCAACAGCTCCTGGCATGGTTGATTATCAGAATGCTGCCGATCATGACCAGCTAATGAAAAGACTTCGGCCTGCTCCTTCTCTAGAGGAG GTTTCCTATCCGACAGCCCGACAAGCTTCTTGGTCACTGGAAGATCTACCAAGAACAGTGGCTATGACTTTACATCAAGGCTCCTCTGTGACAAGCATGGACTTTCATCCTTCTCACCAAACCTTGCTTCTTG TTGGATCTAACAATGGTGAAATTGCCCTCTGGGAACTTACTTTGCGAGATAGATTGGTTACAAAGCCATTCAAGATATGGGATATCTCGGCATGTTCATTACCATTTCag GCTGCTGCAGTCAAAGATGCCCCTATTTCTGTCAGCCGTGTTACATGGAGCCCCGATGGAAGTTTTGTGG GTGTCGCATTTACTAAACATTTGATTCACTTGTATGCCTACACTGGTTCAAATGAGCTAACTCAGCGCATAGAG GTTGATGCCCACATTGGTGGTGTGAACGACTTGGCATTTGCTCATCCAAATAAGCAACTTTGCATTGTGACTTGTGGGGATGATAAGTTGATAAAG GTGTGGGATTTAACTGGGCGAAGACTATTTAACTTTGAGGGGCATGATGCACCTGTATATTCCATTTGTCCTCACCACAAGGAGAACATACAG TTCATATTTTCAACTGCCATCGATGGCAAAATAAAAGCCTGGCTATATGATAACATGGGTTCCAGGGTTGACTATGATGCCCCTGGTCACTGGTGTACTACAATGCTTTATAGTGCTGATGGGAGTAG ACTGTTTTCTTGTGGGACAAGTAAAGATGGAGAGTCATACCTTGTTGAGTGGAATGAAAGCGAAGGAGCCATCAAGAGAACATACAATGGTTTCAGAAAGAAATCTGCTGGTGTTGTGCAGTTTGACACAACTCAAAATCGCTTCTTAGCTGCTGGAGAAGAAGGTCAAATCAAGTTTTGGGACATGGACAATATTAATGTTCTTGTTAGCATTGATGCTGACGGTGGACTTCAG GGCCTTCCACGCCTGAGATTCAACAAGGAAGGAAATCTTCTTGCTGTTACTACTGCGGACAACGGATTCAAAATTCTTGCCAATGCTAGTGGTCTTAGATCTTTAAGAACGATTGAAACTCCAGCTTTTGAAGCATTGAGATCACCCATTGAATCTGCTGCAATCAAG GCATCTGGCTCTGCTGCTGTTAACGTTAGTCCTGTCAACTGTAAAGTGGAAAGGAGCTCCCCTGTCAGGCCTTCTCCAATTCTT aatggagttgatcccgcaGGTCGAAATGTTGAGAAACCAAGAATTGTGGAAGATGCAATTGATAGAACTAAACCATGGCAGCTGTCTGAAATTCTGGATCCAGTCCAGTGTCGGTTAGTAACCATGCCTGACAGCACAGATTCTTCTAGCAAG GTTGTTCGACTTCTATATACAAACTCTGGTGCTGGTCTCTTGGCACTTGGTTCAAATGGTGTTCAGAAGCTGTGGAAATGGACACGCGGTGAACAGAATCCCACTGGGAAG GCAACTGCCAGTGTTGTTCCACAACATTGGCAACCCAACAGTGGTCTTCTTATGACCAACGATATCTCAGGTGTCAATCTTGAAGAAGCAGTTCCTTGCATTGCACTCTCAAAGAATGATTCATATGTTATGTCTGCCTGTGGTGGGAAGGTTTCATTATTTAACATGATGACGTTCAAG GTAATGACAACATTCATGCCACCACCTCCTGCCTCTACTTTTCTGGCTTTCCATCCTCAGGATAACAACATAATTGCCATCGGAATGGAGGATTCTACCATTCATATTTATAATGTCAGAGTTGATGAG gtgaaatcaaaattgaagggACACCAGAAACGTATTACTGGTTTAGCCTTCTCAACAAATCTCAACATCCTTGTTTCATCAGCTGCTGATGCTCAT CTTAGCGTGTGGAGCATTGATACATGGGAGAAAAGAAAATCGGTTCCAATACAGCTACCTGCTGGAAAGGCCCCCACTGGTGACACTAGAGTGCAGTTTCATTCTGACCAACTACGCTTATTGGTAGCCCATGAGACTCAATTGGCAATATATGACGCCTCTAAGATGGAACGCATTCGGCAG TGGGTTCCACAAGATGTTCTTCCTGCTCCTATATCATATGCAGCTTATTCCTGCAACAGTCAGTTAATTTACGCTACATTCTGTGATGGCAATACTGGAGTTTTTGATGCGGATAGCTTGAGACTACGATGTCGTATTGCACTATCAACATATGTGCAATCAGCAACTTTAAGTGG AAGCCAATCTCTGTATCCTGTTGTCGTCGCTGCGCATCCAATAGAGGCGAACCAATTCGCGGTTGGATTGACAGATGGGTCTGTGAAAGTAATAGAGCCCAGTGAATCAGAGGGTAAATGGGGAACTAGTCCACCCATTGATAATGGAATATTGAATGGTAGAGCAGCATCTTCTTCTACAACAAGCAACCACACACCCGAGCAGGCACAACGATAA